GCGGTCAGCATGGGTCAGCACCAGTTGCCAGAGTTGTCCTTGCCGTGACCGGAAAAATCCCGCGCAGCAAAGCAGATAGTATTTCCACATCAGGTAAAAGCGCTTGTCGTAGCGTGACTGGAGGCGCGGCCATGCCGCGTCGAAGCGGTCCCACCATGCCATCAAGGTGCGGTCATAGTCCTGCCCAAAGTTGTGCCAGTCTTCGATGATAAAGCGGCCTTCAACCGCGTCGGAAATCTGTTTTGCAGAGGGAAGCTTCCCATTCGGAAAGATATATTTGTCGAGCCAGGGGTCAGTTCCCTGGCTGGTCGAGGCTATTCCGATGGAGTGCAGCAGGAACAGACCTTCGGGGGCCAGCAGGCGCTTCGCGGTATCGAAGTAGGTTGCATAGTTCTTCGGTCCTACATGCTCGAACATGCCGACGGAGACGATCTTGTCAAAACGCCCTCGCAGTTCGCGATAATCCTGAAGGATCAATGTGATCGGTAGTCCTTTGCAACGTTCTTTGGCCAGCGCCAGTTGCTCTTTCGAAACAGTGACGCCCGTCACTACGACACCGTATCGCTCAGCGGCGAATCTGGCGAGCCCGCCCCAGCCACAGCCTATGTCGAGTAGCGTTTCTCCAGCGCGGAGCTTCAGCTTTCGACAGATCATGTCCAGTTTGTCGAACTGTGCCTGCTCCAGATCTTTCGCGTTTTCCCAGTAGCCGCATGAATAGATCATGCGGCTGTCCAGCATGGCCTCGAATACATCATTGCCCGCATCGTAGTGACGTTCGCCCACCTGGAACGCGCGGTCTTTCGATTGCAGGTTCAAAAAGCGATGACGGAGATGCTCGAAGACAAGTCGAAGCTTCGAGATACCCACCGCGGCCGATTCGATATCGGTGCGGAGCAACCTCGTGAACAGTTCGTCGAGTTGTTGGCACTCCCACTGGCCATCCATGTAAGCCTCGCCGAAGCCAAGGGACCAACTGGAAAATACCCGCCTGTAGACTTCCTGATCGACAACCCGAATATCCCAGCTACGGTCGCCGTTGATCTCCACGTCGGCCTTCTCGAGCAGCGAGGCCAGAATGTCAGGTGCGTCGCTAGCCTGGTCCGGAAGATCGCATTGGGACTGGCGCAGAGACTGCTGTTCTTGATTCATACCGATTCCAGTTACACGAGTATTGTTTGCCGCGGACCTACCGCCATCTGGTTTTGGGGCAGCACGATAGCTGGGGCTACCGAGGTTGTGAAATTTAAAATACGCATTGACCCGATAGGTTCAGGCTGCATCGCGGATCGTGCCGTTTGCGGCATCAATGCCGACTGAAGTCGGCGTTATCTGCACGAGCCCAAAGCCGCTCGCGCCCCGAGTGCCGATACGGAGGTTTCGCAGTACGGACATTTCCCCGATCCTTTCTGTCGTTTTGTTGGAACGGATGTTCACATACTCTCTATGCCGCCGTGAAATGCTTATCGCTGATCGGCGCGATTGACAGGGGTTATCGGAGGGAGGGCATGCGCCTTACGGACGGCCTCAAGCATAAGCGAGCCTTTGAGCTTTTTGGTTAGCTCGTCAGGTCGTACCCGCGAATCAGGCGGTCTGCTTTATTCGGGTCGTCCTGCTGAGGCCGATATGTCCATAGATGCCCCGCATCCATTAGCGCGTGCACAAGGATGGGAAGAATCAGATTGCCGGTGAGGATCGCCAGGATTCCAAGAAGCGCGCCGACCACTGCGGTCTTTGCGATTGCGCGTACACCCTGGTAGAAGTGCGCCAATCCGAACGCCACCGAGCTGAGTAGCCAGGCGGCGGTCAGTCCAAGAGACAGCGAGCCTTCGAATTTTCCTGAGAAAAACTGGAGCAGATAGCCGCGATAAAGCACCTCCTCGCAGATGCCAGCAGTCAGGCTGACAGCCAGCCACCAGCATCTTTCCTCCGTCGTTACCGGAAGAAAAAAGCGGAAGCTACCGGCGACCTTCGCGTATTGCGCCCTGCGATCAGTCGTTGACCCGAGGAACACCATCTGAACGAAGAACGCGAAGATAAGGATTCCTATCAGGATGGACAGTCCCAGACGCACCGGGGTCACGCCGAGCAACCAGAACATGTCATCGACGCGTCGCTCCGTCAGCAGGATATTTCCAGGCAGGATCAGCACGACGGCAACCGCGGATGTGGTCCATGTCCAGAGAACGATCGAACGGTACGCCGATAGTCTGCCCGCAGTACTGGTAAACCGTTGCAGACTTCGCGTCCGGCGTAAGCCGTGGAAGGGCTGCAAGGCGACTAGTGCCACGGCGAAGATTTGTCGTAGGTGCGGAACGACATCAACGATGCTGATAGACATGGAATCTCGCTCCAGGGCATGCCGCCCTCTGCCAAGCCGCATGTTTATAGAAGTGCAGTGACTTTTACATACTCTTCCAGAAATTGTCTATTTTCGCCGTGCGCGGCCTGATATGTGAGCGTTTTTTGTCCGCTTGGGAATATGCGCGGTGATTCAATGGCTGCTTTGGGGCGGTTTGACCATTTCTTCGGGGTCGGCTTATGTCGTTCGCATGTTTGCTGGCCGCTGCCATTGATCATAGTCTGCGTCGGAAGGGGTGGACCGCCCCGGATTCCCGGGGCGGTTCAGCCGCCCATCTGGTGGCAAGACCATAACAAGGTCAAGCACCACCGCGACAAACACTTTCCAAAAGCAAACTTAAAGAACTGCGTCAACTCGATAGCCGCGCTCTTTGTTGCAGTGTTACACCTCTACGAAGAGCCGGGACGCAACGGCGAGCTTCTTCAACTGCCCCGGCTGCTCAACGTCGGAGACCAGCACTTTAGGGGGACCCAGATGGGGCGCTATGGAAACAGCTACAGGTACGAAGTACGGTGACGGCCAAACGGTCAATCGACACGGATGGCCGGTAGCAATGGGGCTGTCTGATACGATGCGTCAGGCGGTACTCGGTCACTTTCCGTCGGTCATGTTGGACCGCTAGATCATCGACGACCGCTGCTTTGGCAACTGTCAATTCACGAGTTCTTTCGCTCGTTCCTGTAAAAGGTCCAGACGTGTGCAGAAAGGTCTACCCGGATTTCGTGCAGTATCGCAGTCAGGCGGCACAAGTATCTGACGCTTACTTTTACGAGTCTTATGGTGACCGGATGAAGGCCTTTGAGATGCGCGCGGACAACGGCGCTGTCGTGTTTCACCAGGGCTCCCGTGGCCAGCAAGCGTTGACTTCGCTGGTCGAAATCTCTTTTAGCACTATGAGTTCAACCTCCAATTACGCTGATCGAATGTCTGGTTTTTAGAGCCTAGGAGGACCGCTCAGGGTCGTCTTATGCCTATCGGATGAATGAGGCGTCTAACTCACGCGGCTCCGCTGCGTCGCTTCAAAGATCGTTGCCGATTTGGGGTGTGGATCGTCGGCGTTTCACTAAAGATCGCCTAGAGCGCGCCGTTAAATGATGCATTCGGGTTGGCATCCTAGATGCGTCAATGGTGAACGGCCAAAATAGCAGCCGACCTTTCCAGCGTATCGATCCGATTCACTCGACCTACAAGAAAAGTCAGGGGGTAACGTGCCAGAGTGCTGCAATTGCGGAAAGATGTTCTTTATCGGTGGCCAGTCGATTGACGGCTATCGCTATTGTGGAGCGAGGTGCTCACAACGGCATTCGGTCATCGTGGCTGCTGAACGCCTGCCTGCGGCCGCGGTTCATCAATTCGTCGAGAGATGGCGGCATGGGCCATGCCCGATATGTAAACGCCAGGACGGTCCGATCGACGTACACGCTGCACACCGCGTTGTCTCACTGCTCATCGTGACGCAATGGGCCACACAGCGGCACGTTTCCTGTCGACGATGCGGTCGAAACAAGCAATTGCTTGCAATTCTCCAATCCGCTGTCTGGGGATGGTGGGGGATCCCGTGGGGTCTCGTCATCACCCCGATTCAGATTGTACGCAACGTCGTGGGCGTTGCCAGACGTGAGACGGCCACGGCTACGATGCACTTCGAGCAAGTCGTCCGTAGAGAGTTAGCGGCACAGCAGCTACAAAGCGCGCGGAGGGACGTTCAGGCCTGATGACAACCAAAACCGTCGTTGCCCACTCGTTCGAGGTATGTAGTAGTCCGCGAGGATGGCACATCTCGATACGCACAAGTGCAGCCATAAACGTTGTATGAATGGCTGGTTTTGGCAAATCCAAAGGTCTGTTGCAGGTCGACATGTGCTTGACGCGTCGGGTACCCGTCGGCACTGCTTCTACAATAGCGTCCCAGTGTCCGTTCAATTTTCATGGATGGACACGATACTTTCAAGCCCGTTGCCGCAATTCGAGACCTCCTGTCCACGCGCTTGAGACGCATTCGAGGTCCGGCGACGAAATTTCTCAGCTCGGCCAGTTTCGACCGTTCAACTTGGGTATCCAGATCGTTGTCAATCAATTGTCGCTAGATTTCCGAAGCTGATTTCCTTCTACATCCAACACAATGACTACCTCTCCCAATACCGCTTCTCAGGTGGTTCAAGAATTTTGGCGCCTCATGGCCACAAACGATTTTCACGCCGTCGAGGCGGTTCTGGCGCAGGACTTCATCCTTGAGTGGCCTCAATCGAAAGAGCGTATCCGGGGCGCCACCAATTTTGCGTTACTCAACACCGAATATCCGGCGCATGGGCCATGGGTCTTCACGATCAATCGTATCTTCGGGAGTGAAAATGAGGCTGTGTCGGATGTGTTTGTCACAGACGGCGTCCAACACGCGAGAGCAATATCGCTCTTCACGATTGCACACGGCAAGGTCACGCACATGGTCGAATTTTGGCCAGAGCCATACGAAGCTCCGTTTGATCGCGCGCGATTTGTCGAGCGAATTGAGTGAACGACGCGTGAAGCAGCAACGTCACCGCAGATTTACCACCTGAACGGCAGCTTTCGGGAAAATTGTCGGGTACGTTACGGTCCGCCGCACGATGCGGGGCCGGCGAGTTCACGCGTGCTGGACATTGGGCGGGGTTCGCAGCCAGGAGGCGACGCATGCTCGACGGCGACATATGGCGGAACTTGAACGGGTTTCGGTCATTCGGCGTGTCTGATGACACGTCGCACTCGCCACGGCAAAGCCGCTAGAATGTGAGTGCACCATACACGGGGATATAGACGATGTTCGAGTTTCTAGCGAAGCTTTTCAGCATGATTATGGGACTTTGGAACAAGCTCCCAGAGTCTGCCAAGGAAGCAATTATCAAGGCAGTGGTAGATACCTTCGAAGCAATGTTCCGCGCTTTCTTCAAAGCAAACAAGGACGGAAAAGCCAATGCTTAACTTCAAGCCGAATCTGCCTATCACTGAAAAACTCGCTATCGAAGACGGCGAGAAGAAGAGCTTCAAAGAGTTTTTAAAGTCTCAACAGGGAGCGACTGCGCTTCAGATTACGGCACTTGCACTGAAAAGCAACCTGACCACCACCATTGCGGGAATCAGCAGCGCCGCTGCGATTTTTGGGGGAAAGGAAACCGAGCAAAGCTTTGCTCAGGGCGTGAAAGAAATCGTGCAAAGTGAAGGCTTTACGGACGAACTGAGCCAGTCTATCGGAATCCCATTGCGCGACGAAACAGAAGACCAGTTCGTTGTTCGAGCCAAGGCGAAGATGACCGACTTGCTCCGAAAGAAGCTCTCGAAGTAACGAGAAAAGCCTTCAAACGAGGCCCGCTCAAGGCGGGCTTGCAGTGCTTCGTGGGAATGTCTCATATCGGTGCGCAGCGGACCGTCGCCCCTGCTATCTGAGTGACTCAAACGGGTCGACAAGGGAAGTTCGTACCGAGCTCGGGCAGGTAACTGACGGGCGCTGGCCGAACTTCCGGGCTCGGCCGTTCGGCAGAGCTATGCAGATCGCGGACAATGAAGGTAGCATCAGACCAAACAAACACCGGTGAAAAACGAAGAATTTGACGCGTTCTTGGAACGCTCTCTTGCTGAACTCCGCGACAAGCAGACGGTTCTATCTAGTTCGTTCGGCATCGGGAGCCGTGAGCGTTTCGTTGTCGATTTTTCGTCTACTCTTTTAACATTTTTCGACGGTGAAGCCCCAGCCGTCGAGGCTTCAATATTGCCGGTAGGAACGCATTCCCTCGACAAACAGCGTTTTCGTTGGTCTTGGTCGGATGAAGGTCTTCCGATGGACGTGCAGGATGCGTCCAGAAAAACGCAGTCTTTATATAACTTGACGGGCTTTGAGGTTTTCAGGCAAGCGACAATCCCATGCGATGAGACGATGGCATGGGAAATCGCAGCGATGTCATGTTCTGCCCTCGCGGCCGATGGGATTTACCGAATCCCCAATGGATCAAACCAGTATTACGTTCTGCTCCTTTCCGTCCGGCGATGTCTATTCTGAAAGGCTGCTTTCGGCAAAGCTGAAAGGTTCTTTGGATATGACCTGTGTCCACCGCATCGGGCAACAGCCAGCTTGGAGGAGACGTTCGACAGAGCCTCATAGATCGTCAACAATGCAATCTCTATCTGGACGCAACCTGTTGCTGCACGGTTCGAAGTAACCGATGGCGTCGTCGATTTGCTTGGGTGTCAATATCAGGATCAACGTATGCCCCGCTCCGAACGTCTCCTCGATCTCTTGCAAGTTTTACGGCGTTATCGACGTCCCGTGAGTGGTCACGCTTTGGCCGAGGAGCTCGGCGTGAGCATCCGCACGCTATACCGGGACATCGCCAGTCTGCAAGCGCAAGGAGCAATGATCGAGGGGGAGCCGGGCGTTGGTTATGTTATGAAGCCGGGTTTTATGCTGCCGCCAATGATGTTCCGCTCGGAGGAACTCGACGCCCTGGTTCTTGGCATGCGCTGGGTGGCTGATCGCGGCGACAAGACGCTATCGGACGGCGCGCTGAGCACGCTGGCGAAGGTGGCCGCCGTACTGCCCACTGAACTGCGTCGAGAACTGGAGGAATCGTCGCTGCTAGTCGGCGCGCCGTTGAAGAGACCTGCCCACAAGGTCTCGCCAGACCTTCTACGTGCAGCAGTTCGAGCGGAGCGAAAGCTTAATATTACTTATGAGGACGGCAATGGTACTAACTCGCAGCGTGTAGTTTGGCCGTTTGCCTTGGTGTATTTCGACCAGGCCCGGGTGCTGATGTGTTGGTGCGAGCTTCGAGCAGACTTTCGGAATTTCCGCTCGGACCGGATCTCGAACGTCGAGCAAATGCAGGAGCGCTACCCCAAAAAACGGTCAACGCTGCTTCGTGAGTGGCGCAAGGTCCATCATGTAGCTAGCCGCATGATACTGCCAGAATCTGACAGTATGGACCATTAAACTGAGCTTCCTCTCTTAATCAGGAACTCAAAATGAAGTTCGCATCTGTTCGTGTTGTTACCCAGAATCTCGAAGATCTGATTGAGTTTTACCAAGAACTTTCCGGTATCGAGGCTGCACGTCCGGCTGATGGATTTGCCGAAATGCAGTTCGAAGGGGCGGTGCTTGCGATTTCGTCTGAGCACCTGATTAAGCTTTTTAATGTCGGTGCTGCCACAGCGGCTGCGAATCAGTCGGCGATCCTGGAGTTTGAAGTGGAGGACGTTGACGCAGTGTTCGAGCGAATGAATGCATCGGGGACAGACATCGTTATGCCGACGACGTCGATGCCGTGGGGCAATCGCTCGCTGTTGCTGCGTGACCCGGATGGGAACCTCGTTAACATATTTTCTCGACCAAAGCGTTGAGGAAACCCGCCGGAACACGGTAACTTTCCTTGACTTCGGTTGCTCATCACGGCCGCCCGTAGCTTCGCTGGCCGTTCATTTGCGAACGGCCGTTTTAGGGAGACACGAACGTCCCTTCAGTCGAACTGAGCCGATCGCCAGTGAATCTGAACATTCTCGACGGCTACATTCGCTACCGTCAAACGAGTACTAGCCCGAGTGATCAAGAGTCTGCACGTTACCATCACGGCGATTTACTGCGTGCGCTGTTGGCGTCTGGCCGACCGCTGTGTACCGCCACGCTCTGCAGATGGAGAGCAGTTACGGGATCACCTGGCAGGCCGCTGAGCCCGACTATCCAGAGCGGCACACGTTGATTCGCTGCCTTACGGAACCGTAAATTGGGCTGGCAATCATTTCGGCGTGGTCAGGTCAATCGCGCAAGCCGATGCAGTTACCCCACGGATCGCGCACCTGGCACATGAGCTTTCCCTCTTCGATCTTCCCCGGCCCCCGATACAGGGTCGCGCCAGCCGCAACGAAGTGCGCGAGTGCGGCATCGAAATCATCCACAGTCCAATACACGACGCTGCCGGCCGCGCCTGACGACACCTTCTCGTCGCTGGGGACGATCTCAATGCCGACACCTTTGAACTCGAGATAAGTGAAGTCGAAATCGCTCACGTGACGCAACTCCGATCCGACGAAAGCGGACTGATACCACTGCAATCCGGCCGGCACGTCAGGGACGTGAATAAGCACTGCGCATATCGGTTGAGTCGTGTGCGGAGTCCTGTTTATTTCGGACTCGCGATGATACTCTCTGCGAACTCAAACTTGGAGCATTCGATGCGAATTCGAACCGCATATTTCAAAGTCGCCGACATGACACGCGCTGTAACGTTCTGGAAGAACCTGTTAGGACAGCCGCCCAGTCGCACGTCGGAGAAGTGGACGGAGTTCTTCGTGGGCGAGGTTCGCCTCGGTTTGCTGTTGAACGATTTCGGCGACGAACTCGTCGGCAGCGCATGCGTGCCTGTGTTCGAATTCGATGCGGCGGCGTTGCAGGATTTCCTCGCCCGTGCGAAGGCGCTTGGCGCGACGGTCGTACTGGATGGCATCAGCGACAAAACCACGAACACCATCGTAATGGCGAGCCCCGATGGTCACGAGTTCGAGTTGTGTACCTGTCACGAGTAGGTTCCGCGGCTGACGCCAAGGCGCGCGGTATCGAGCGGGGGCTAAACCGCCCCCTCCCCGAAACAACCCTTACCTTTAACCAAAAAACATAAAGTTTCGCCCCCAGCCGCCGATATTGACAGTAACACCGGACTGTCTGGTCCGGACGTCAACTCTGCCGGAGCTTTCGCCCCAACATGTTCTCCCGACTCTCGATCAAGATCCGCATCTGGGCGACGGTGGGATGCCTTGTCACGCTTCTGCTCGCCATTGGCGTGCTGGGCCAGGTCAGCACCGACTCCGGCAGGACCGCCCTGCGTGAAACCTACTCCGTGCAACTTGCCTCGGCGGTCGCGATGGGCGACAGCAAGTACAACCTTGCGATTGCCCGCGTGACGATGGACCGCGCGCTGCTGCATCCCGAATCGCCCGACCTGCCGACCCTGATCTCCAAGGTACACGGCTACCTCGGCACCTCGAAGCAGGCACTCGCCCGCTACCTCGCGCAACCCCACGACGCCGAAGAGCAACGCCTCGCCGACGTCGTGTCCGCGAACTTCGACAAGCTGCTCAACGAAGGCATCGAACCGGCCTTGCAAGCGCTGCAGCATGGCGACCCCAAGACGGCCGATACGATCACGATGACGACCATGCCGGCCCTCTCGCTCGCCTTGACCAAAAGCACCGACCAGTTGAACGCGTACCTGCTCAAACGCGGTTCCGACAACTACGACGGCTTCCAGCAGACGCTCAAAACCATGAGCATGGTGTCGGCCGCCGTGATGTTGCTCGGCGTCGCCATTGCCGCGCTGTGCGCGCTCGGCTTGCAAAAGGCGATCTCCGTGCCGCTGACCAACGCAGTGCGCGCCTGCTCGGCGATTTCGAAGGGCGATCTCACGCATCCGATCGCCGCGGACGGCCACGACGAAATGGGCCATCTGATGCGCGCGCTCTCGGCCATGCGCGACGGCCTGCTAGGCACCGTGTCGTCGGTGCGTGACGGCAGCGCCAGCATGGTGACGGCCACCCAGGAAATCGCCGCCGGCAATGCAGACCTGTCGCGCCGCACCGAATCGCAAGCGGCCGCCCTCGAGCAGACCGCCGCCAGCATGGAGCAACTGACGGCGACCGTAAAGCAGAACAACGCCAACGCGAGCCACGCCAGCCAGCTCGCCAAAGAGGCCTCGGAGATCGCCGCGAGCGGCGGTGGCGTGATGGATCGGGTGGTGGGCACGATGGCCGACATCCACGATCAGTCGGAAAAGATGTCGGCCATCATCGGCGCCATCGAAGGCATCGCCTTCCAGACCAACATCCTGGCGCTGAATGCCGCGGTCGAAGCCGCGCGCGCCGGCGAACAGGGCCGCGGTTTCGCGGTGGTCGCAAGCGAAGTACGCACGCTCGCGCAACGCTCGGCCGCAGAGGCGAAAGAGATCAAGGGCTTGATCCAGGCGGCGGCTACGCGCGTCGGCGACGGCACGGGTCTCGTCGAAACCGCCGGCACCACGATGCAGCAAATCGTGCAGTCGATCCGGCGCGTCAGCGACATCATGACCGAGGTCGCCGCCGCATCCGGCGAGCAGAGCGACGGCATCGAACAGGTCAACCGGGCAGTCGCGCAGATGGACGAGGTGACCCAGCAAAACGCGGCGCTGGTCGAGCAGACGACGGCAGCGGCGCTGTCGCTGGACGAACAGGCCAAGGCATTGCAGCTCGCGGTGTCGCGCTTCAGGCTTTGATGTCCGGGGCTTGCACGGACCGTCAGGTGCAGTCCGATACCCTGCCGCAGACCTCTTTGAGCGACGCCGCTTTCCTCGCGGCGTCCCGCCACCCCGCCTTCCCCGGCCGCGGCCTCGCCAAGGCCATGTAGAATCGCCTGAAGGACCCATCGTTTCGAGCGCGGCGGCACA
Above is a genomic segment from Paraburkholderia phenazinium containing:
- the cfa gene encoding cyclopropane fatty acyl phospholipid synthase, with the protein product MNQEQQSLRQSQCDLPDQASDAPDILASLLEKADVEINGDRSWDIRVVDQEVYRRVFSSWSLGFGEAYMDGQWECQQLDELFTRLLRTDIESAAVGISKLRLVFEHLRHRFLNLQSKDRAFQVGERHYDAGNDVFEAMLDSRMIYSCGYWENAKDLEQAQFDKLDMICRKLKLRAGETLLDIGCGWGGLARFAAERYGVVVTGVTVSKEQLALAKERCKGLPITLILQDYRELRGRFDKIVSVGMFEHVGPKNYATYFDTAKRLLAPEGLFLLHSIGIASTSQGTDPWLDKYIFPNGKLPSAKQISDAVEGRFIIEDWHNFGQDYDRTLMAWWDRFDAAWPRLQSRYDKRFYLMWKYYLLCCAGFFRSRQGQLWQLVLTHADRAETYRSVR
- a CDS encoding CPBP family intramembrane glutamic endopeptidase produces the protein MSISIVDVVPHLRQIFAVALVALQPFHGLRRTRSLQRFTSTAGRLSAYRSIVLWTWTTSAVAVVLILPGNILLTERRVDDMFWLLGVTPVRLGLSILIGILIFAFFVQMVFLGSTTDRRAQYAKVAGSFRFFLPVTTEERCWWLAVSLTAGICEEVLYRGYLLQFFSGKFEGSLSLGLTAAWLLSSVAFGLAHFYQGVRAIAKTAVVGALLGILAILTGNLILPILVHALMDAGHLWTYRPQQDDPNKADRLIRGYDLTS
- a CDS encoding nuclear transport factor 2 family protein, which gives rise to MTTSPNTASQVVQEFWRLMATNDFHAVEAVLAQDFILEWPQSKERIRGATNFALLNTEYPAHGPWVFTINRIFGSENEAVSDVFVTDGVQHARAISLFTIAHGKVTHMVEFWPEPYEAPFDRARFVERIE
- a CDS encoding DUF6882 domain-containing protein — encoded protein: MKNEEFDAFLERSLAELRDKQTVLSSSFGIGSRERFVVDFSSTLLTFFDGEAPAVEASILPVGTHSLDKQRFRWSWSDEGLPMDVQDASRKTQSLYNLTGFEVFRQATIPCDETMAWEIAAMSCSALAADGIYRIPNGSNQYYVLLLSVRRCLF
- a CDS encoding helix-turn-helix transcriptional regulator: MPRSERLLDLLQVLRRYRRPVSGHALAEELGVSIRTLYRDIASLQAQGAMIEGEPGVGYVMKPGFMLPPMMFRSEELDALVLGMRWVADRGDKTLSDGALSTLAKVAAVLPTELRRELEESSLLVGAPLKRPAHKVSPDLLRAAVRAERKLNITYEDGNGTNSQRVVWPFALVYFDQARVLMCWCELRADFRNFRSDRISNVEQMQERYPKKRSTLLREWRKVHHVASRMILPESDSMDH
- a CDS encoding VOC family protein: MKFASVRVVTQNLEDLIEFYQELSGIEAARPADGFAEMQFEGAVLAISSEHLIKLFNVGAATAAANQSAILEFEVEDVDAVFERMNASGTDIVMPTTSMPWGNRSLLLRDPDGNLVNIFSRPKR
- a CDS encoding VOC family protein translates to MLIHVPDVPAGLQWYQSAFVGSELRHVSDFDFTYLEFKGVGIEIVPSDEKVSSGAAGSVVYWTVDDFDAALAHFVAAGATLYRGPGKIEEGKLMCQVRDPWGNCIGLRD
- a CDS encoding VOC family protein produces the protein MRIRTAYFKVADMTRAVTFWKNLLGQPPSRTSEKWTEFFVGEVRLGLLLNDFGDELVGSACVPVFEFDAAALQDFLARAKALGATVVLDGISDKTTNTIVMASPDGHEFELCTCHE
- a CDS encoding methyl-accepting chemotaxis protein yields the protein MFSRLSIKIRIWATVGCLVTLLLAIGVLGQVSTDSGRTALRETYSVQLASAVAMGDSKYNLAIARVTMDRALLHPESPDLPTLISKVHGYLGTSKQALARYLAQPHDAEEQRLADVVSANFDKLLNEGIEPALQALQHGDPKTADTITMTTMPALSLALTKSTDQLNAYLLKRGSDNYDGFQQTLKTMSMVSAAVMLLGVAIAALCALGLQKAISVPLTNAVRACSAISKGDLTHPIAADGHDEMGHLMRALSAMRDGLLGTVSSVRDGSASMVTATQEIAAGNADLSRRTESQAAALEQTAASMEQLTATVKQNNANASHASQLAKEASEIAASGGGVMDRVVGTMADIHDQSEKMSAIIGAIEGIAFQTNILALNAAVEAARAGEQGRGFAVVASEVRTLAQRSAAEAKEIKGLIQAAATRVGDGTGLVETAGTTMQQIVQSIRRVSDIMTEVAAASGEQSDGIEQVNRAVAQMDEVTQQNAALVEQTTAAALSLDEQAKALQLAVSRFRL